From a single Bryobacter aggregatus MPL3 genomic region:
- a CDS encoding DoxX family protein, producing MTNVLIPKWQMVVGWLLTVIPVLMLLVSAALKFMGGTQLEEGFAHLGWPLSLAIPLGVLELACTAVFLTPRTAILGAVLLTGYLGGATATHVRVGDPFIAPVILGAMLWGGLFFRSPRIRALIPLID from the coding sequence ATGACAAACGTACTGATTCCCAAATGGCAGATGGTCGTGGGCTGGCTCCTGACCGTAATTCCAGTTCTGATGTTGCTCGTCAGCGCCGCATTGAAGTTTATGGGTGGCACGCAGTTGGAAGAGGGCTTTGCTCACTTGGGCTGGCCGCTTTCGCTTGCAATCCCCCTCGGCGTCCTCGAACTGGCGTGTACGGCAGTCTTCCTCACTCCGCGAACCGCAATTCTGGGAGCGGTGCTCCTCACCGGCTATCTCGGTGGCGCAACGGCCACCCATGTCCGGGTTGGGGACCCCTTCATCGCGCCTGTCATCCTTGGAGCCATGCTCTGGGGAGGACTCTTCTTTCGTAGCCCCCGCATTCGTGCACTAATTCCCTTGATAGACTAG